In Porphyromonas cangingivalis, a genomic segment contains:
- a CDS encoding 3'-5' exonuclease — MARTDGEVRRLAQVMERHHLLSDRLTLSTVREAGRQDYDHVVVYNVADGVYPYGPTSAEMDARELYVAMSRAKQGLVLTYTGELSPFVSMLDPRLFYSMGQAQMNKLLRMEAMFVKFGSK, encoded by the coding sequence TTGGCACGAACAGACGGAGAAGTCCGACGACTTGCTCAAGTGATGGAGAGGCATCACCTCCTTTCGGACAGGCTGACCCTCTCTACCGTCCGTGAGGCCGGTCGTCAAGACTATGACCACGTGGTGGTGTACAATGTCGCTGATGGCGTCTATCCCTATGGTCCGACTTCGGCAGAGATGGATGCACGCGAACTCTATGTCGCAATGTCGAGAGCCAAGCAAGGGTTAGTGCTGACTTACACAGGTGAGCTTTCACCTTTCGTATCCATGCTCGATCCTCGACTTTTTTATTCCATGGGTCAGGCACAGATGAATAAACTCCTCCGTATGGAAGCGATGTTTGTCAAGTTCGGCTCCAAGTAA
- a CDS encoding UvrD-helicase domain-containing protein, with translation MIQSDMEICSALDFEGGRALISGIAGTGKTEILRQRSLIMREKCGFEPVNSLNLSIGRVDEGASGDFLSFVDFCHRFLSDHALLSPSVSRLNECDKLEIISRLSRLEYRPEEIRAITDCACMIREKELGLPEGLQVHRHANLRYRGLASSYIDHKKDKGLVDDDDLLMETCVALLRAGDGDRAYPTYDRIYVDDVQDASALHLAIIEKLATAEGVTVLFAGDEGQRLSSDADKRPLVEVLGVDKVFELTHNRRSSPSLAQMLSAYRGALKKGALSCRKEERNCRFWPLLRVRRCRRVLWQSSCGSLSSYPIIGWRFWHEQTEKSDDLLK, from the coding sequence ATGATACAATCAGATATGGAGATATGCTCGGCTCTTGATTTCGAAGGTGGTCGGGCCTTGATCTCCGGCATCGCAGGGACAGGTAAGACGGAGATCCTCAGACAGAGGTCATTGATAATGAGGGAGAAGTGTGGATTTGAACCCGTAAACTCCCTCAACCTCTCTATCGGGAGAGTCGATGAGGGTGCGAGTGGGGATTTCTTGTCGTTTGTCGACTTTTGCCATCGTTTTTTGTCTGATCATGCTCTCTTATCTCCTTCTGTCTCGCGGCTGAATGAGTGTGACAAGTTGGAGATTATCTCCCGACTCTCTCGACTTGAATATCGTCCTGAGGAGATCAGGGCGATCACTGACTGCGCCTGCATGATCCGAGAGAAAGAGCTTGGCCTGCCCGAAGGACTGCAAGTGCATCGCCATGCCAATCTTCGTTACAGAGGTCTGGCATCCTCATATATAGATCACAAGAAGGATAAAGGTCTTGTCGATGACGACGATCTTTTGATGGAGACTTGTGTCGCTCTCTTGCGTGCGGGAGACGGTGATCGGGCTTACCCGACTTACGATCGGATATATGTGGATGATGTGCAGGATGCTTCTGCTCTCCATCTTGCCATCATAGAGAAGTTGGCGACGGCGGAAGGAGTGACAGTGCTCTTCGCCGGAGACGAAGGGCAGAGACTTTCCTCCGATGCCGACAAGCGGCCTTTGGTCGAAGTGCTTGGGGTGGATAAGGTCTTCGAGTTGACCCACAATCGTCGCTCGTCCCCCTCACTGGCGCAGATGCTTTCTGCGTATAGGGGGGCTCTCAAGAAGGGAGCTCTGTCATGTCGGAAGGAGGAGCGGAACTGCCGATTTTGGCCGCTACTCCGAGTGAGGAGGTGCAGGAGAGTATTGTGGCAGTCTTCGTGCGGCAGTCTCTCGTCATATCCGATCATAGGGTGGCGGTTTTGGCACGAACAGACGGAGAAGTCCGACGACTTGCTCAAGTGA
- a CDS encoding riboflavin synthase: MFSGIIECAAVVRAINTEKDNDNVHLTLHCPFVDELKIDQSVAHNGVCLTVVHISDDKTEYTVTAIKETLERSNLGDLKVGDQVNLERSMPVNGRLDGHIVQGHVDTTGLCTKIEDADGSTYFTIEYEVDNAMARKGYVTVEKGSVCVNGVSLTVCDSTKNSFRVAIIPYTLEHTNFCTLEVGKRVNLEFDIVGKYLARMMEFVQ, translated from the coding sequence ATGTTTTCTGGAATCATAGAGTGCGCGGCTGTAGTCCGTGCGATCAATACAGAGAAAGATAACGACAATGTACACTTGACGTTACATTGCCCATTCGTGGACGAACTGAAGATCGATCAGAGCGTGGCACACAACGGCGTATGCCTCACCGTGGTACACATATCGGACGACAAGACCGAATACACCGTCACAGCCATCAAAGAAACCCTCGAAAGATCAAACCTCGGCGACCTCAAGGTGGGCGATCAGGTCAATCTCGAGCGTAGCATGCCTGTCAACGGGCGTCTCGATGGGCACATCGTCCAAGGACACGTGGACACCACAGGTCTTTGCACAAAGATCGAAGATGCCGATGGCAGCACCTACTTTACGATTGAGTACGAAGTAGATAATGCTATGGCTCGCAAGGGATATGTAACCGTCGAGAAGGGATCTGTCTGCGTCAATGGCGTGAGTCTCACAGTATGCGACTCGACAAAAAACTCGTTCAGAGTGGCGATAATCCCCTATACCTTGGAGCATACCAACTTCTGCACACTTGAGGTGGGCAAAAGGGTGAACCTCGAATTTGACATCGTGGGCAAATACCTCGCTCGCATGATGGAGTTTGTACAGTAA
- a CDS encoding nitroreductase family protein, whose amino-acid sequence MSIYDLIRKRQSDRKYDPTRKIPREIIDRILEAGRLSPSACNAQPWKFVVVDEEDKCAEVAAALTSVATGTMNKFAATAPAFIVIVEEPVNVASRIGGWLLGQHFAHLDIGIAAEHMVLAATEEGLGTCLIGWCDEKKIRKTLEIPKGKRIPIIITLGYSLEDEKKKVRKPTDKVVSYNKY is encoded by the coding sequence ATGAGCATCTACGACCTCATCCGTAAGAGACAAAGCGATCGAAAGTATGATCCGACAAGAAAGATCCCTCGTGAAATCATCGACCGAATCTTGGAAGCAGGACGCTTGTCTCCCTCGGCTTGCAACGCACAGCCGTGGAAGTTCGTTGTTGTGGACGAAGAGGACAAGTGTGCAGAGGTCGCAGCAGCTCTGACTTCGGTGGCAACGGGCACCATGAACAAGTTTGCGGCAACTGCTCCGGCATTCATCGTCATCGTGGAAGAACCAGTCAATGTGGCTTCGCGCATCGGTGGATGGCTGCTGGGACAGCACTTCGCCCACTTGGACATCGGCATAGCAGCCGAACACATGGTGCTTGCGGCAACCGAAGAGGGACTCGGGACTTGTCTCATCGGCTGGTGTGACGAGAAGAAAATACGTAAGACACTGGAGATTCCGAAGGGTAAAAGGATACCTATCATCATCACTCTGGGCTATTCCCTCGAAGATGAAAAGAAAAAAGTCCGCAAACCCACAGATAAAGTGGTATCATACAACAAATACTAA
- the hisS gene encoding histidine--tRNA ligase, protein MAQKPSIPKGTRDFSPEEMAKRNYIFNTIREVYKSYGFREIETPAMENLSTLTGKYGEEGDKLLFRILNSGDSLKDFDRNELLTITPTEFAARACDRGLRYDLTVPFARFVVQHKNELTFPFKRYQIQPVWRADRPQKGRYREFFQCDADVIGSDSLLHEIELIQIIDKVFGRLGIRVSILINNRKLLTAIGQVIGAEDKIVDLTVAIDKLDKIGWDGVHQELLAKGFTEGAIASLKPILELSGTNTEKLTTLEESLKSSEVGMKGIEELRYIMRKLDLIPLQNEVKLDLSLARGLNYYTGAIFEVKALDVQIGSITGGGRYDDLTGVFGEKGMSGVGISFGADRIFDVLNTLDLYPEETKGGSRLMFVNFGEKEEEYILPLLYKIREANIAAELYPESVKMKKQMNYADQLSIPYVAFIGADEMANNTITIKDMKTGEQKSCTFEELITLLRG, encoded by the coding sequence ATGGCACAAAAACCATCCATACCTAAAGGGACAAGAGACTTTTCGCCCGAAGAGATGGCGAAGAGAAACTATATATTCAATACGATCAGAGAGGTCTACAAGTCGTATGGTTTCAGAGAGATCGAGACGCCTGCTATGGAGAACCTCTCCACCCTCACGGGAAAGTATGGCGAGGAGGGCGACAAGCTCCTCTTCCGCATCCTCAATTCGGGCGACAGCCTCAAGGACTTCGATCGCAACGAACTCTTGACGATCACTCCGACCGAGTTTGCTGCAAGAGCTTGCGACAGAGGCTTACGCTACGACTTGACCGTACCCTTTGCACGCTTTGTCGTCCAACACAAAAACGAACTGACATTCCCATTCAAAAGGTATCAAATCCAACCTGTGTGGAGAGCTGACCGCCCACAAAAGGGTCGCTACCGCGAGTTTTTCCAATGTGACGCAGATGTCATCGGATCCGATTCACTCCTCCACGAGATAGAGCTGATCCAGATCATTGACAAGGTATTCGGTCGTCTCGGCATCCGCGTATCCATCCTCATCAACAACAGGAAGCTCCTCACAGCCATCGGACAAGTCATCGGTGCCGAAGATAAGATCGTGGATCTTACCGTAGCCATCGACAAACTGGACAAGATAGGTTGGGATGGCGTACATCAGGAGCTCCTCGCCAAAGGCTTTACAGAGGGGGCTATCGCAAGCCTCAAGCCGATCCTCGAACTATCGGGGACAAATACCGAGAAGCTGACCACCCTTGAAGAGTCACTCAAATCCTCCGAAGTGGGGATGAAGGGGATCGAAGAGCTCCGATACATCATGCGCAAGCTCGATCTCATACCTCTTCAAAATGAGGTCAAATTAGACCTTTCGCTCGCCAGAGGTCTCAACTATTACACCGGTGCGATCTTCGAGGTCAAAGCATTGGATGTACAGATCGGGAGCATCACGGGCGGTGGACGCTATGACGACCTCACCGGAGTCTTCGGAGAAAAAGGCATGTCGGGCGTAGGTATATCCTTCGGTGCGGATCGCATCTTCGATGTCCTCAACACCCTTGACCTCTATCCCGAGGAAACGAAGGGCGGATCGAGACTGATGTTTGTCAACTTCGGAGAGAAAGAGGAAGAGTACATTCTACCCCTACTCTACAAGATCCGTGAAGCCAACATCGCTGCCGAACTCTACCCCGAGTCGGTAAAGATGAAGAAGCAAATGAACTATGCAGATCAGCTCAGCATCCCCTACGTTGCATTCATAGGAGCGGATGAGATGGCAAACAACACCATCACGATCAAAGACATGAAGACCGGCGAACAAAAGAGCTGCACTTTCGAAGAGCTGATCACTCTGTTACGAGGATAA